The following proteins come from a genomic window of Mauremys mutica isolate MM-2020 ecotype Southern chromosome 7, ASM2049712v1, whole genome shotgun sequence:
- the LOC123374219 gene encoding prospero homeobox protein 1-like isoform X1 yields the protein MCVTGLPATMSFSGTNLKLERLEEQQLEGPTYQLSQPRGCGDMVGPYPDSALISQWLRRSVKAKLAEACDLGESSQGDGEVPAKRRLDPEGAKDFAWAKRARVENIVCSISSSYRDGDLEEGGAGYGRSRRAQERSQLKQQLEKMREQVFQLQEKLCQIYSGVAREEGSNVGAAWSQEPGRVGASTRRPGGGNRHPGTLAEALKEELGAAMTQVVDTVVQVFARQQPPPEEPPCSYPSDQTEALPLVVRKSLPRAPPELVAGTFPQPMAVPPYLSAFKDRAAGEAYWEGVSLRTKLSSRHLLQPHCALFQLAGPTDRQLPKSQATETHHGLEPALYKPSSQEGLTPGHLKKAKLMFFYTRYPSSGTLKTYFSDVKFNRCITSQLIKWFSNFREFFYIQMEKFSRQALSDGVLSAETLTVTRDSELARVLNQHYNKANDYEIPSKFLEVSQITLREFFSAISQGCDADPSWKKSIYKVICKLECDIPDAFKSPHSLPDTVHE from the exons ACTCCCAGCAACGATGTCCTTCTCCGGCACCAATCTCAAGCTGGAGCGGCTAGAGGAGCAGCAGTTGGAGGGCCCCACCTACCAGCTAAGCCAACCTAGGGGCTGCGGTGACATGGTGGGCCCTTACCCTGACAGTGCTCTCATTTCCCAATGGCTGCGCAGGAGTGTGAAGGCCAAGCTGGCAGAGGCCTGTGACTTGGGCGAGTCTTCCCAGGGAGACGGGGAGGTCCCGGCGAAGAGGCGTCTGGATCCAGAAGGTGCCAAGGACTTTGCCTGGGCCAAGCGGGCCCGGGTAGAGAACATTGTGTGCAGCATCAGCAGCTCGTACCGTGATGGGGACCTGGAAGAAGGGGGCGCCGGGTACGGCCGCTCCCGCCGGGCCCAGGAGCGGAGCCAGCTCAAGCAGCAGCTGGAGAAGATGCGTGAGCAAGTGTTCCAGCTGCAGGAGAAACTGTGCCAGATCTACAGCGGGGTGGCCCGAGAGGAAGGAAGCAATGTGGGGGCAGCCTGGTCCCAGGAGCCAGGCAGAGTTGGAGCCAGCACCCGGCGTCCTGGGGGAGGGAATAGGCACCCTGGCACCCTGGCTGAGGCCCTGAAGGAGGAGCTTGGGGCAGCCATGACCCAGGTGGTGGACACAGTCGTGCAGGTGTTTGCCCGCCAACAACCCCCACCGGAGGAGCCCCCCTGCAGTTACCCAAGTGACCAGACAGAGGCACTGCCCCTAGTGGTGAGGAAGAGCCTGCCCCGTGCTCCCCCTGAGCTGGTGGCTGGCACCTTCCCCCAGCCCATGGCTGTGCCCCCATACCTGTCGGCCTTCAAGGACAGAGCAGCGGGAGAGGCCTACTGGGAGGGTGTGAGCCTGCGCACCAAGCTGTCCTCACGCCACCTGCTGCAGCCGCACTGTGCCCTCTTCCAGCTGGCAGGGCCGACTGACCGCCAGCTCCCCAAGAGCCAGGCCACAGAGACGCACCatggcctggagccagccctctaCAAGCCCTCA TCCCAGGAGGGCCTCACCCCTGGGCACTTGAAGAAGGCCAAGCTGATGTTCTTCTACACTCGCTATCCCAGCTCCGGGACACTCAAGACCTATTTTTCCGATGTCAAG TTCAATCGCTGCATCACATCCCAGCTCATCAAGTGGTTCAGCAACTTCCGGGAGTTCTTCTACATCCAGATGGAGAAGTTCTCACGCCAGGCATTGAGCGATGGGGTGCTCAGTGCTGAGACGCTGACTGTCACCCGGGACTCGGAGCTGGCACGTGTCCTCAACCAGCACTACAACAAAGCCAATGACTACGAG ATCCCCAGCAAGTTCCTGGAGGTCTCCCAGATCACCCTGCGTGAGTTCTTTAGTGCCATCTCCCAGGGCTGTGATGCTGACCCCTCCTGGAAGAAATCCATCTACAAGGTTATCTGCAAATTGGAGTGCGACATCCCCGATGCCTTCAAATCCCCCCACAGCCTGCCGGACACTGTGCATGagtga
- the LOC123374219 gene encoding prospero homeobox protein 1-like isoform X2, which produces MCVTGLPATMSFSGTNLKLERLEEQQLEGPTYQLSQPRGCGDMVGPYPDSALISQWLRRSVKAKLAEACDLGESSQGDGEVPAKRRLDPEGAKDFAWAKRARVENIVCSISSSYRDGDLEEGGAGYGRSRRAQERSQLKQQLEKMREQVFQLQEKLCQIYSGVAREEGSNVGAAWSQEPGRVGASTRRPGGGNRHPGTLAEALKEELGAAMTQVVDTVVQVFARQQPPPEEPPCSYPSDQTEALPLVVRKSLPRAPPELVAGTFPQPMAVPPYLSAFKDRAAGEAYWEGVSLRTKLSSRHLLQPHCALFQLAGPTDRQLPKSQATETHHGLEPALYKPSEGLTPGHLKKAKLMFFYTRYPSSGTLKTYFSDVKFNRCITSQLIKWFSNFREFFYIQMEKFSRQALSDGVLSAETLTVTRDSELARVLNQHYNKANDYEIPSKFLEVSQITLREFFSAISQGCDADPSWKKSIYKVICKLECDIPDAFKSPHSLPDTVHE; this is translated from the exons ACTCCCAGCAACGATGTCCTTCTCCGGCACCAATCTCAAGCTGGAGCGGCTAGAGGAGCAGCAGTTGGAGGGCCCCACCTACCAGCTAAGCCAACCTAGGGGCTGCGGTGACATGGTGGGCCCTTACCCTGACAGTGCTCTCATTTCCCAATGGCTGCGCAGGAGTGTGAAGGCCAAGCTGGCAGAGGCCTGTGACTTGGGCGAGTCTTCCCAGGGAGACGGGGAGGTCCCGGCGAAGAGGCGTCTGGATCCAGAAGGTGCCAAGGACTTTGCCTGGGCCAAGCGGGCCCGGGTAGAGAACATTGTGTGCAGCATCAGCAGCTCGTACCGTGATGGGGACCTGGAAGAAGGGGGCGCCGGGTACGGCCGCTCCCGCCGGGCCCAGGAGCGGAGCCAGCTCAAGCAGCAGCTGGAGAAGATGCGTGAGCAAGTGTTCCAGCTGCAGGAGAAACTGTGCCAGATCTACAGCGGGGTGGCCCGAGAGGAAGGAAGCAATGTGGGGGCAGCCTGGTCCCAGGAGCCAGGCAGAGTTGGAGCCAGCACCCGGCGTCCTGGGGGAGGGAATAGGCACCCTGGCACCCTGGCTGAGGCCCTGAAGGAGGAGCTTGGGGCAGCCATGACCCAGGTGGTGGACACAGTCGTGCAGGTGTTTGCCCGCCAACAACCCCCACCGGAGGAGCCCCCCTGCAGTTACCCAAGTGACCAGACAGAGGCACTGCCCCTAGTGGTGAGGAAGAGCCTGCCCCGTGCTCCCCCTGAGCTGGTGGCTGGCACCTTCCCCCAGCCCATGGCTGTGCCCCCATACCTGTCGGCCTTCAAGGACAGAGCAGCGGGAGAGGCCTACTGGGAGGGTGTGAGCCTGCGCACCAAGCTGTCCTCACGCCACCTGCTGCAGCCGCACTGTGCCCTCTTCCAGCTGGCAGGGCCGACTGACCGCCAGCTCCCCAAGAGCCAGGCCACAGAGACGCACCatggcctggagccagccctctaCAAGCCCTCA GAGGGCCTCACCCCTGGGCACTTGAAGAAGGCCAAGCTGATGTTCTTCTACACTCGCTATCCCAGCTCCGGGACACTCAAGACCTATTTTTCCGATGTCAAG TTCAATCGCTGCATCACATCCCAGCTCATCAAGTGGTTCAGCAACTTCCGGGAGTTCTTCTACATCCAGATGGAGAAGTTCTCACGCCAGGCATTGAGCGATGGGGTGCTCAGTGCTGAGACGCTGACTGTCACCCGGGACTCGGAGCTGGCACGTGTCCTCAACCAGCACTACAACAAAGCCAATGACTACGAG ATCCCCAGCAAGTTCCTGGAGGTCTCCCAGATCACCCTGCGTGAGTTCTTTAGTGCCATCTCCCAGGGCTGTGATGCTGACCCCTCCTGGAAGAAATCCATCTACAAGGTTATCTGCAAATTGGAGTGCGACATCCCCGATGCCTTCAAATCCCCCCACAGCCTGCCGGACACTGTGCATGagtga